Below is a genomic region from Arcanobacterium haemolyticum DSM 20595.
ACCGAATCCGTGCTTGCTCAGTTGAAGATCACCGGTGATTGGCAGGCAGCCAAGGGTCTTGAAGGTGGCTCCACCTTGAAGACTGTTGAAAAGGTCGATCCGCAGAAGGCTCGTGAGGATGCCATCAAGGCTGTTCAGGACGAAGCCGAAAAGCGCCGTGCTGAAAAGGCTAAGGCTCGTGAAGAAGCAGAAGCTAAGGCTGCTGCCGAAGCCGAAGAGACCGAGGAAGCCTGATGTTAGCCGATGCCTTGGAACACCTCGTCCGTGGAATCGTGGATAACCCCGATGAAGTCGAGGTTTCATCCCGTACCAACCGTCGCGGCGAACTTCTTGAAGTTCGTGTTAACCCGGAGGACTTGGGCCGCGTGATTGGCCGTAATGGCCGCACGGCCAAGGCGTTGCGTTCTGTTATGGGCGCACTGGCGACGAACGGTTCCGTTCGCGTTGATGTGATCGAAACTGATCGCTGATATTACGTGTAGCAGACCCGCCCTTGGATACCGAGGGCGGGTCTGTTTTTTCAAGAAAGGATCATTATGCTACTTACCGTTGCTATTGTAGGTGCGCCGCACGGGCTAAAAGGCGAAGTTAAATTGAACGTCCGTACCGATTCGCCAGAACGCCGGCTTGTTGTTGGCGCAATGTATGAAACG
It encodes:
- the rpsP gene encoding 30S ribosomal protein S16, translating into MAVKIRLKRMGKIREAHYRVVVVDSRKKRDGRVIEEIGYYNPNTQPSTIDINSERAQYWIGVGAQPTESVLAQLKITGDWQAAKGLEGGSTLKTVEKVDPQKAREDAIKAVQDEAEKRRAEKAKAREEAEAKAAAEAEETEEA
- a CDS encoding RNA-binding protein, whose amino-acid sequence is MLADALEHLVRGIVDNPDEVEVSSRTNRRGELLEVRVNPEDLGRVIGRNGRTAKALRSVMGALATNGSVRVDVIETDR